A genomic region of Oryza glaberrima chromosome 1, OglaRS2, whole genome shotgun sequence contains the following coding sequences:
- the LOC127762306 gene encoding PHD finger protein At1g33420 produces MVVNSRPLKRARTRVEARDFAGFPPAGDGGAAGTFREAVRGFLARYARLLPLPSIFSPAAAAAPPHLLTWRVSLRVGEEGDEEGGGGAVELNVVEEDVLRSRSVYCDQCRVVGWSGHPVCGKRYHFIIENDNNQVCGKRHSCCLRCGTPTVAGESRCLLCNFDMDGEELEECGYMHLDDNTHLLHAVVHANGYGHLLRVNGREGGSRCLTGRDIMSFWDRLCKVLHVRKVTVMDISKKHGMEYRLLHAITSGHPWYGEWGYKFGAGSFALTSDTYQEAVNTLSGIQLALYFSHRQPIRTPLQNTIALYWALSDRQLVTVRDLFRFIMHLLHQARKKNETSKPTTDEHKEVASNVLCKWTKEDIDRAETAMLKVLRVVQPGQWVSWRALRGAASKAVDSQELLDYSLRGLGGKLMDDGHFIAVRCNAETSAIEYRLEDNSNQSVDAAAFGPSVDHLLHDLKFLYNALLNPETMLASQPEVIGASSHSAAAKILDCKQFIKHYDQHTPRAPLNPFLLSVRCSIELLDHPKDYTAPPVELVLLPASATLAELKIQATRAFQETYLMFQSFQVEQLPDFPNFSDTTLVKHVLGSSQLVRVRGRCTGDNRRIVQFRMERGLENWTVDCTCGAKDDDGERMLACDVCGVWQHTRCSGISDFDDVPEKFICRKCASPRRGKGRGGGGGNGGSRMDVSAAGRCKDEIGSSVGGAGKFGRMATVG; encoded by the exons atGGTGGTGAACAGCCGGCCGCTGAAGAGGGCGAGGACGCGGGTGGAGGCCAGGGACTTCGCTGGGTTCCCGCCGGCGGGGGACGGCGGGGCTGCCGGGACGTTCCGGGAGGCGGTGAGGGGGTTCCTCGCGAGGTACGCGCGGCTGCTGCCTCTCCCCTCTAtcttctcgccggcggccgccgcggcaccGCCGCATCTGTTGACGTGGAGGGTGTCGCTGCGGGTCGGCGAGGAGGGggacgaggagggcggcggcggcgccgtggagcTCAACGTCGTTGAGGAGGATGTGCTCCGATCGCGATCTGTGTATTGTGACCAGTGCAGAGTCGTGG GATGGAGTGGTCACCCGGTCTGTGGGAAGCGGTACCATTTCATCATCGAGAACGACAACAACCAGGTGTGCGGCAAGCGCCACAGCTGCTGCCTCCGCTGCGGGACTCCCACAGTCGCTGGAGAATCAAG ATGCCTCCTATGCAACTTTGATATGGATGGCGAGGAGCTGGAGGAGTGCGGGTACATGCATCTGGACGACAACACCCACCTGCTGCACGCTGTGGTGCATGCAAATGGTTATGGCCACCTTCTGAGGGTAAATGGCCGTGAAGGTGGCTCAAGATGTCTCACGGGCCGTGACATAATGAGTTTCTGGGATCGCTTGTGCAAGGTGCTACATGTGAG GAAAGTAACTGTCATGGACATATCCAAGAAGCATGGAATGGAATACAGGCTTCTGCATGCCATCACAAGTGGCCATCCTTGGTATGGTGAATGGGGATACAAGTTTGGCGCTGGTAGCTTTGCACTAACCTCAGATACTTACCAAGAGGCAGTGAATACGCTTTCCGGTATACAACTCGCGTTGTACTTCTCACATCGCCAGCCCATTCGGACCCCTCTGCAGAACACGATTGCTCTGTACTGGGCACTCTCTGATCGCCAGCTTGTGACTGTTCGGGACCTCTTCCGGTTCATAATGCACCTGCTTCATCAAGCACGCAAGAAGAATGAGACATCAAAACCCACAACTGATGAACACAAAGAAGTTGCATCTAATGTGCTCTGCAAGTGGACAAAGGAAGATATTGATCGGGCAGAAACTGCAATGCTCAAGGTCCTACGGGTTGTTCAGCCTGGACAGTGGGTATCATGGCGTGCACTTCGGGGAGCTGCATCGAAGGCTGTTGATTCACAGGAGCTACTTGACTATTCTCTTCGAGGACTGGGTGGAAAACTGATGGACGATGGCCATTTCATAGCTGTCCGCTGCAATGCTGAGACGAGTGCAATTGAATACAG GCTGGAAGATAACTCCAACCAGTCAGTTGATGCGGCTGCGTTTGGGCCTTCTGTTGATCATCTTCTGCACGATCTGAAGTTCCTCTATAACGCTTTGCTGAACCCAGAAACCATGTTGGCTTCACAGCCAGAGGTTATAGGTGCATCATCACACAGTGCAGCAGCAAAGATTCTCGACTGCAAGCAGTTCATCAAACATTACGATCAGCACACCCCACGGGCTCCTTTGAACCCATTCCTACTTTCTGTGAGGTGTTCCATTGAACTTCTTGATCACCCAAAAGACTACACTGCACCACCGGTGGAACTAGTGCTTTTACCAGCAAGTGCTACCCTTGCTGAACTGAAAATACAGGCTACAAGGGCCTTTCAAGAAACGTACCTCATGTTCCAAAGCTTCCAGGTTGAACAGCTCCCTGACTTCCCAAATTTTAGTGACACAACCCTCGTGAAGCATGTGCTTGGCTCAAGCCAGCTCGTGAGGGTAAGAGGAAGGTGCACTGGGGATAACCGAAGAATTGTGCAATTCAGGATGGAAAGGGGGTTGGAGAACTGGACGGTCGACTGCACCTGTGGAGCCAAGGACGATGATGGCGAGAGGATGCTTGCATGTGATGTTTGTGGAGTTTGGCAACACACCAGGTGTTCAGGGATTAGTGATTTTGATGATGTCCCTGAGAAGTTCATCTGCAGGAAGTGTGCTAGTCCACGCAGAGGAAAGGgtcgtggtggtggaggtggcaaTGGTGGTAGCAGAATGGATGTGAGCGCTGCAGGGAGGTGCAAGGATGAGATAGGATCATCTGTTGGCGGTGCAGGCAAATTTGGGCGCATGGCAACTGTTGGATGA